The following are encoded in a window of Mycobacterium vicinigordonae genomic DNA:
- a CDS encoding PE family protein, protein MSFVVAAPEGVAVAAGDLRGLGEVLRAAALQAGPATVGIVPLAGDEVSAAVARLFGGLGQEYQAVSVQVGLFHDQFVRALSGGGVAYAAAEAANASPLQFLEQSVLGLVNAPTNTLLGRPLIGDGANGAAGTGQAGGDGGILWGNGGAGGSGAVGQSGGRGGDAGLWGNGGAGGMGGTGSPGGVGGTGGAGGAGGWLSGFGGVGGAGGTGGMGVGTVGGAGGSGGVGGAGRALVFGGGGAGGAGGTGGEGAMGAAGTAGAGPIGGQGGLGFDGGTGGAGGAGGSAYGLFSSGGAGGVGGTGGAGGQGGHGGTGVGFQADGGNGGTGGNGGGAGVGGAGGTGGFFGTGGHAGGAGIGGAGGNGGTGGQGDAGGNGASSIAPTGGGHGWQGGDGGQGGNGGKGIGGVGGGAGGTGGHGGAGGNGGNGGTNTGTTTTGATGGGKGADGGNGGTGGGAGAGGTGVDGGAAGSIGTGGAGGHGGNGGGGATGATGANDPTTPGAGAHGGNGGNGGAGGQSGAGINGTGGGQAGTGGNGGAGGNGGNGGTNTGTTTTALTGGGKGADGGTGGNGGGAGAAGTQIDGGTAGNNGTGGNGGHGGNGGNGATGATGANDPTTPGAGAHGGNGGNGGAGGQSGAGINGTGGGQAGTGGNGGAGGNGGNGGTNTGTTTTGATGGGKGADGGQGGTGGGAGAAGTQIDGGTAGNNGTGGNGGHGGNGGNGATGATGANDPTTPGAGAHGGNGGNGGAGGQSGAGINGTGGGQAGTGGNGGAGGNGGNGGTNTGTTTTGATGGGKGADGGQGGTGGGAGAAGTQIDGGTAGNNGTGGNGGHGGNGGNGATGATAKSGTSPTLGNQGGQGGTGGQGGTGGAGIHGSGGGNGGNGGQGGTGGQGSDGGNNTATAGGAGAAGGKGGTGGTAGAAGTGTDGGHAGSIGTGGQGGNGGNGGNGGTGATAKSGIAPTAGGNGGQGGTGGAGGDGGAGISGSGGGNGGNGGNGGKGGAGVDGGNNTGNTGGSGAKGGDGGDGGGAGAAGVGMDGGTKGHIGTGGAGGHGGNGGNGGTGTTGSDGTIPEDGGTGGNGGNGGKGGNGGAGINGTGGGQAGAGGNGGQGGNGGNGGNNTGTTAGTGAKGGKGGTGGDAGAAGTETGGGTGIYANGIAGNGGQGGNGGNGAAGTTGTNSTTPTAGGNGGTGGNGGTGGDGGAGINGFGGGAGGGGGTGGGGGQGGQGGTNTGPDGTTSANGGQGGRGGTGGDGGIPGAGNTTGGNGGNGGNGGNGGTGGINTSGTATALGYAGGGGGGGAGGGGGNAGSNTASGGNGGNGGNGGNGGTAVSGSTDTIAGGGAGGGGGGGGNHTGATGGNGGGGGGGGGGAAAGGGSSVGVGAFGGGGGGGGAAGGTGGVAGTGGTAGAANLVSAGALGGSGGVGATGGGGGGGGGGSAAINRGIPPSPTALAGFAGLSGEFGGEGGLGAFSNAFGLHGGIGGTDTGAGGQGGQGYFANPDTRGGAGQSG, encoded by the coding sequence TTGTCTTTTGTGGTTGCTGCTCCGGAGGGTGTTGCGGTGGCGGCGGGTGATTTGCGGGGGTTGGGTGAGGTGTTGCGGGCGGCGGCGTTGCAGGCTGGGCCGGCGACGGTGGGGATCGTGCCGTTGGCTGGTGATGAGGTGTCGGCGGCGGTGGCGCGGTTGTTCGGCGGGTTGGGTCAGGAGTATCAGGCCGTCAGTGTGCAGGTGGGGCTTTTTCATGACCAGTTTGTGCGCGCGTTGAGTGGTGGTGGGGTTGCGTATGCGGCTGCTGAGGCCGCTAATGCCTCGCCGTTGCAGTTCCTGGAGCAAAGTGTGTTGGGGTTGGTTAACGCCCCTACCAACACGTTGTTGGGACGGCCGCTGATCGGTGACGGGGCCAACGGGGCCGCGGGTACGGGTCAGGCCGGTGGTGATGGCGGGATTTTGTGGGGCAATGGCGGTGCCGGGGGGTCCGGTGCCGTGGGGCAATCCGGTGGGCGTGGCGGTGATGCCGGGTTGTGGGGCAATGGCGGTGCCGGCGGAATGGGTGGAACCGGTAGCCCCGGGGGTGTCGGGGGAACCGGTGGCGCCGGGGGGGCCGGTGGCTGGTTGAGCGGGTTTGGTGGCGTCGGGGGCGCCGGAGGTACCGGCGGTATGGGTGTCGGCACGGTGGGCGGTGCGGGTGGGTCCGGCGGTGTCGGCGGCGCGGGGCGGGCGTTGGTGTTCGGCGGCGGCGGCGCCGGCGGGGCTGGCGGCACCGGCGGCGAGGGCGCCATGGGTGCGGCGGGGACCGCGGGCGCCGGTCCGATCGGCGGTCAGGGCGGTCTCGGGTTCGACGGCGGTACCGGCGGGGCTGGTGGGGCCGGGGGGTCCGCGTATGGGCTGTTCAGTTCCGGTGGGGCAGGCGGTGTCGGTGGCACCGGTGGGGCCGGGGGTCAGGGTGGTCACGGCGGTACCGGGGTGGGTTTCCAGGCCGACGGCGGTAACGGCGGCACGGGCGGTAACGGTGGTGGCGCGGGGGTGGGTGGGGCCGGTGGGACCGGCGGGTTCTTCGGGACCGGCGGGCATGCCGGTGGTGCGGGCATCGGTGGTGCCGGCGGTAACGGTGGTACCGGCGGCCAAGGCGACGCCGGCGGGAACGGCGCGTCGAGTATCGCGCCCACCGGCGGTGGACACGGTTGGCAGGGCGGTGACGGCGGCCAGGGCGGTAACGGCGGCAAAGGTATCGGTGGGGTCGGCGGTGGCGCCGGGGGCACCGGCGGTCACGGCGGCGCCGGCGGTAACGGCGGTAACGGTGGCACCAACACCGGGACCACCACTACCGGGGCGACCGGGGGCGGTAAAGGCGCCGATGGCGGCAACGGCGGTACCGGTGGCGGCGCCGGCGCGGGCGGCACCGGAGTCGACGGCGGCGCCGCCGGCAGTATCGGCACCGGCGGGGCCGGCGGACACGGCGGTAACGGTGGCGGCGGGGCCACCGGCGCTACCGGCGCCAACGACCCCACCACCCCGGGGGCCGGCGCCCACGGCGGCAACGGCGGCAACGGCGGCGCGGGCGGTCAATCCGGGGCCGGCATCAACGGCACCGGCGGCGGACAAGCCGGCACCGGCGGCAACGGCGGCGCCGGCGGTAACGGCGGCAACGGCGGCACCAACACCGGCACCACCACCACCGCGCTCACCGGGGGCGGTAAAGGCGCCGACGGCGGCACCGGCGGCAACGGTGGCGGCGCCGGCGCCGCCGGCACCCAAATCGACGGCGGCACCGCCGGCAACAACGGCACCGGCGGCAACGGTGGCCACGGCGGCAACGGCGGTAACGGAGCCACCGGCGCTACCGGCGCCAACGACCCCACCACCCCCGGGGCCGGCGCCCACGGCGGCAACGGCGGCAACGGCGGCGCGGGCGGCCAATCCGGGGCCGGCATCAACGGCACCGGCGGCGGACAAGCCGGCACCGGCGGCAACGGCGGCGCCGGCGGTAACGGCGGCAACGGTGGCACCAACACCGGCACCACCACTACCGGGGCAACCGGGGGCGGTAAAGGCGCCGACGGCGGCCAAGGCGGCACCGGTGGCGGAGCCGGCGCCGCCGGCACCCAAATCGACGGCGGCACCGCCGGCAACAACGGCACCGGCGGCAACGGTGGCCACGGCGGCAACGGCGGTAACGGAGCCACCGGCGCTACCGGCGCCAACGACCCCACCACCCCCGGGGCCGGCGCCCACGGCGGCAACGGCGGCAACGGCGGCGCGGGCGGCCAATCCGGGGCCGGCATCAACGGCACCGGCGGCGGACAAGCCGGCACCGGCGGCAACGGCGGCGCCGGCGGCAACGGCGGCAACGGTGGCACCAACACCGGCACCACCACTACCGGGGCAACCGGGGGCGGTAAAGGCGCCGACGGCGGCCAAGGCGGCACCGGTGGCGGAGCCGGCGCCGCCGGCACCCAAATCGACGGCGGCACCGCCGGCAACAACGGCACCGGCGGCAACGGCGGACACGGCGGCAACGGCGGTAACGGAGCCACCGGCGCCACCGCCAAGTCGGGCACCTCACCGACCCTGGGTAACCAAGGCGGCCAAGGCGGCACCGGCGGCCAAGGCGGCACCGGCGGCGCCGGCATCCACGGCAGCGGCGGCGGCAACGGCGGCAACGGCGGCCAAGGCGGCACCGGCGGCCAAGGCAGCGACGGGGGCAACAACACTGCCACCGCCGGCGGTGCGGGCGCCGCGGGCGGTAAAGGCGGCACCGGCGGAACGGCCGGGGCCGCCGGAACCGGCACCGACGGCGGCCACGCCGGCAGCATCGGCACCGGCGGCCAAGGCGGCAACGGCGGCAACGGCGGCAACGGGGGAACCGGCGCCACGGCTAAATCCGGTATTGCGCCCACCGCCGGCGGTAACGGCGGCCAGGGTGGGACTGGCGGCGCCGGTGGTGACGGCGGGGCCGGTATTAGCGGTTCCGGGGGCGGCAACGGCGGCAACGGCGGCAACGGCGGCAAGGGCGGCGCCGGTGTGGATGGCGGCAACAACACCGGCAACACCGGAGGTTCAGGCGCCAAAGGCGGCGACGGCGGCGACGGCGGCGGCGCCGGAGCGGCGGGCGTTGGAATGGACGGCGGCACCAAGGGCCACATCGGTACCGGCGGCGCCGGCGGTCACGGCGGCAACGGCGGCAACGGCGGCACCGGCACCACCGGCAGCGACGGCACCATCCCCGAAGACGGCGGCACGGGCGGCAACGGCGGCAACGGCGGCAAAGGCGGCAACGGGGGCGCCGGCATCAACGGCACCGGCGGTGGACAAGCCGGTGCCGGCGGCAACGGCGGCCAAGGCGGCAACGGCGGAAACGGCGGCAACAACACCGGCACCACCGCAGGCACAGGCGCCAAAGGCGGCAAAGGCGGCACCGGGGGCGACGCCGGCGCCGCCGGCACCGAAACCGGTGGCGGCACCGGAATCTACGCCAACGGCATCGCCGGCAACGGCGGCCAAGGCGGCAACGGCGGCAACGGTGCCGCGGGCACTACCGGCACCAACAGCACCACACCCACAGCTGGCGGCAACGGCGGCACCGGCGGCAACGGCGGCACTGGCGGCGACGGCGGCGCCGGCATCAACGGCTTCGGCGGCGGCGCGGGCGGCGGCGGCGGCACCGGCGGCGGCGGGGGCCAAGGCGGCCAGGGCGGCACCAACACCGGACCCGACGGCACCACCAGCGCCAACGGCGGCCAAGGCGGCCGCGGCGGCACCGGCGGCGACGGCGGCATCCCGGGCGCCGGCAACACCACCGGCGGCAACGGCGGGAATGGCGGCAACGGCGGGAATGGCGGCACCGGCGGTATCAACACCTCGGGCACCGCGACGGCACTCGGCTACGCCGGCGGCGGCGGGGGCGGCGGCGCCGGCGGCGGCGGCGGCAACGCCGGCAGCAACACCGCCTCCGGCGGCAACGGCGGCAACGGCGGCAACGGCGGCAACGGCGGAACGGCAGTCAGCGGGAGCACCGACACAATCGCCGGCGGCGGAGCCGGTGGTGGCGGCGGCGGGGGCGGCAACCACACCGGCGCCACCGGCGGCAATGGCGGCGGCGGAGGCGGCGGAGGCGGCGGAGCCGCAGCCGGCGGCGGCAGTTCTGTTGGCGTTGGCGCCTTCGGGGGCGGCGGAGGCGGAGGCGGCGCTGCCGGCGGCACCGGCGGTGTCGCCGGAACCGGAGGCACCGCCGGTGCAGCGAACTTGGTGAGCGCCGGCGCGCTGGGCGGTAGCGGCGGCGTGGGTGCCACCGGCGGAGGTGGTGGCGGCGGAGGCGGCGGTAGCGCAGCGATCAACAGAGGTATCCCGCCCTCGCCCACCGCACTGGCAGGCTTTGCCGGGCTCTCCGGTGAGTTCGGGGGCGAGGGCGGACTCGGCGCCTTCAGCAATGCCTTCGGTCTTCATGGAGGCATCGGCGGCACCGACACCGGCGCAGGAGGCCAAGGGGGCCAGGGATACTTCGCCAACCCGGACACGCGGGGCGGTGCCGGCCAATCTGGCTGA